From Amphiura filiformis unplaced genomic scaffold, Afil_fr2py scaffold_65, whole genome shotgun sequence, a single genomic window includes:
- the LOC140144593 gene encoding uncharacterized protein, translating into MNDLLLAVDAGNEAVLVLLDYSAAFDTIYHSIFFERLQSRYGLEGTVLNWFMSYLQDRVQAVVLDKVLSDTFPLPWGTPQGSVKGPLDFILYTGPLSDVISAHSGIQHVIYADDTQVYNGPEIM; encoded by the coding sequence ATGAATGATCTGCTACTAGCTGTTGATGCTGGCAATGAAGCGGTGTTAGTGTTGCTAGACTACTCAGCGGCATTTGATACCATCTACCATTCTATATTCTTCGAACGTTTGCAGAGCAGATACGGATTAGAAGGAACAGTGCTGAACTGGTTCATGTCATACTTACAAGACCGCGTTCAAGCTGTTGTATTGGACAAAGTTCTCTCTGACACATTTCCCCTTCCTTGGGGTACTCCTCAAGGATCGGTTAAGGGTCCTCTGGATTTCATCTTGTATACTGGACCATTAAGTGATGTTATAAGTGCGCATAGTGGTATCCAACATGTTATCTACGCCGATGATACACAGGTGTATAATGGTCCTGAAATCATGTGA
- the LOC140144602 gene encoding solute carrier family 2, facilitated glucose transporter member 8-like: MSRSDVELYAPALAAGLDEDDMANVQVDEERVHLINKSSSSSSGGRVQNVKLFLCTAVVLLAAFSLGYSLGYSSPGIPSMRHLNIINSNDEESWFGSILALGAILGGPIAGLLLDMLGRKLTVMLCAIPFVAGWVAIATARGIYGLYIGRILTGIGAGMASLSVPVYIAEMSSPNLRGLLGSSFQLVITLGILTAYALGIPLNYKYLALVAAGLAAALITLMSLMPDTARYMLIKHQRDKALRILEWLRGPTVDVDTECRDIEDGLDNQEPFSILEFTKPSLYKPLMISVVLMFFQQWSGINAVMFYTVDIFKTAAPTIDAHISTVIVGVVQVVATLVSVLLMDRAGRRVLLLLAGVGMALSSTTFGLYYNLTEKNCTSNNHNSSMFFYDMDSVSTTAAPCVDDLSWLSLTSMVVYIVSFSLGWGPIPWLLMSEIFPSKARGAASAIATASNWIFAFAVTKSFLVLKEDYALGENGVFYLFAGICAASVIFVALFVPETKGLALEAIEAKFDGRSHEHPEV; encoded by the exons ATGTCAAGGTCAGACGTCGAACTTTACGCACCAGCACTGGCAGCAGGACTTGATGAAGACGACATGGCCAACGTACAGGTGGACGAAGAAAGAGTTCATCTCATcaataaatcatcatcatcatcgagtGG TGGCCGAGTTCAGAATGTGAAGCTCTTCTTGTGCACAGCAGTTGTACTGTTGGCAGCCTTCAGTTTGGGCTATTCCCTAGGGTATTCATCCCCTGGAATACCTAGTATGAGACACCTGAATATTATTAACTCAAATGATGAAGAGTCATGGTTTGGG tCGATTCTCGCTCTAGGAGCCATTCTTGGCGGTCCAATTGCTGGTCTTCTTCTTGACATGTTGGGTAGAAAACTGACGGTAATGCTGTGTGCCATTCCATTTGTGGCTGGTTGGGTTGCTATAGCTACTGCAAGGGGTATCTATGGTTTATATATTGGAAGAATTCTGACGGGTATTGGAGCAGGAATGGCATCACTATCAGTCCCG GTGTACATAGCTGAGATGTCCAGTCCTAATTTGAGAGGCTTATTAGGAAGTAGCTTTCAGCTGGTCATCACTCTTGGTATTCTTACTGCTTATGCACTCG GTATACCTTTGAATTACAAATATCTTGCCCTTGTTGCCGCTGGGCTTGCTGCAGCTTTAATCACGCTAATGAGCCTGATGCCTGATACAGCTCGTTATATGCTTATCAAACATCAGCGAGACAAAGCATTGAGAATTTTGGAGTGGTTGAGAGGACCAACTGTGGATGTAGATACAGAATGTCGAGATATTGAAGATGGGCTGGATAATCAA GAGCCATTTTCAATCCTTGAATTTACCAAACCATCTCTCTACAAACCTCTGATGATATCAGTAGTACTCATGTTCTTCCAGCAGTGGAGTGGCATAAATGCTGTCATGTTTTACACTGTAGACATATTCAAGACAGCAGCGCCCACTATTGATGCACACATTTCCACAGTGATTGTCGGTGTTGTTCAAGTTGTAGCGACGCTTGTGTCTGTTTTGTTAATGGATAGAGCTGGTAGAAGGGTGCTGCTTCTTCTTGCAG GTGTTGGTATGGCACTCAGCTCTACAACATTTGGTCTGTACTACAATTTAACAGAAAAAAACTGCACATCTAATAACCACAACTCCAGTATGTTCTTTTACGATATGGACAGTGTATCAACCACAGCAGCACCATGTGTAGATGATCTTAGCTGGCTTTCTTTAACCAGTATGGTGGTTTACATTGTGTCATTTTCCCTGGGCTGGGGACCAATTCCGTGGTTGCTGATGTCAGAAATTTTTCCATCCAAAGCAAGAGGGGCGGCGAGTGCAATAGCCACAGCTTCTAATTGGATTTTTGCATTTGCTGTCACCAAGTCTTTTCTTGTACTCAAG GAAGACTACGCCCTTGGAGAAAATGGTGTGTTCTACCTCTTTGCGGGCATATGTGCTGCTAGTGTAATATTTGTTGCTCTCTTTGTACCAGAAACAAAAGGACTTGCCTTAGAAGCAATAGAAGCCAAATTTGATGGCCGTTCACATGAACACCCTGAAGTCTGA